One genomic region from Amia ocellicauda isolate fAmiCal2 chromosome 4, fAmiCal2.hap1, whole genome shotgun sequence encodes:
- the large2 gene encoding xylosyl- and glucuronyltransferase LARGE2s — translation MPCPCRGKLKLLVASVTFVVLLTWLYLLVGNLENGRSLLLSPCLGDQSERYLERDILESHVREVEEENRQLRLQLSQSQGAGQEGNYGNQQWVASADTGAEDGENTAEERGNHTDCVKRPMVEKCELIHVACVCAGHNASRDVVTLVKSILFHRKNPLHFHFITDAVAHQILSSLFQSWMVPSVQVSFYDADELKSEVAWIPNKHYSGIYGLMKLTLTKALPSDLSKVIVLDTDITFATDIAELWAIFRKFTDKQAIGLVENQSDWYLGNLWKNHKPWPALGRGFNTGVILLLLERLRRIGWEQVWRLTAERELMSMLSTSLADQDIFNAVIKQNPVLVHQLPCFWNVQLSDHTRSEQCYTEVSDLKVIHWNSPKKLRVKNKHVEFFRNLYLTFLEYDGNLLRRELFGCPSQPSAESVRLQAALEELDEDDQCYDFRRERITVHRVHLYFLQYEDTPPLDNSDVTLVAQLSMDRLQMLEAICKHWEGPISLALYMSDAEAQQFLRYAQASEVLKNRKNVGYHIVYKEGQFYPVNLLRNIALHHAKTPYVFLADVDFLPMYGLYDYLRKSILQLDMAHAKKALVVPAFETLRYRLSFPKSKAELLSMLDMGTLYTFRYHVWTKGHAPTNYAKWRTATTPYKVEWESDFEPYVVVRRDCPVYDQRFVGFGWNKVSHIMELDAQEYDLVVLPNAFMIHMPHAPSFDISKFRSSSSYRNCLTTLKDEFHQDLSRKYGSAALKYLTAERNI, via the exons ATGCCCTGCCCTTGCCGTGGGAAGCTCAAGCTGTTGGTTGCCTCTGTGACGTTCGTGGTGCTTCTAACATGGCTGTATCTCTTGGTGGGGAACTTGGAGA ACGGGCGGTCCTTACTGTTGTCTCCATGTCTCGGTGACCAATCGGAGCGCTACCTGGAAAGGGACATCCTGGAGTCTCATGTCCGAGAGGTGGAGGAGGAAAACCGGCAGCTCCGCCTGCAGCTCAGCCAATCGCAAGGTGCCGGGCAGGAGGGCAACTACGGGAACCAGCAGTGGGTGGCATCAGCAGACACGGGGGCGGAGGACGGGGAGAACACTGCCGAGGAGCGGGGGAACCACACGGACTGCGTCAAGAGACCTATGGTGGAGAAATGCGAG CTCATCCATGTTGCGTGCGTTTGTGCGGGTCACAACGCCAGCCGAGATGTCGTCACCCTGGTCAAGTCCATTCTGTTCCACAG GAAGAATCCCCTCCATTTCCACTTCATCACCGATGCCGTCGCCCATCAGATCCTCAGCTCTCTGTTCCAGTCCTGGATGGTCCCCTCAGTGCAGGTCAGCTTCTACGATGCGGATGAATTGAAG TCGGAAGTCGCTTGGATTCCCAACAAGCACTACTCAGGGATATACGGATTGATGAAACTGACCCTGACCAAAGCACTGCCCTCTGACCTCTCAAAGGTCATCGTCCTCGATACGGACATCACCTTCGCCACCGATATCGCTGAGCTGTGGGCCATCTTTAGGAAGTTCACAG ATAAGCAGGCGATTGGCCTGGTGGAGAACCAGAGTGACTGGTACCTGGGGAACCTGTGGAAAAATCACAAGCCTTGGCCAGCTTTGGGAAGGGGATTCAACACAG GTGTCATCCTCCTGCTGTTGGAGAGGCTGCGGCGGATTGGCTGGGAGCAGGTGTGGCGTCTCACGGCGGAGCGGGAGCTCATGAGCATGCTCTCCACATCGCTGGCAGACCAG GATATTTTCAACGCTGTCATCAAGCAGAACCCGGTCCTCGTTCACCAGCTGCCCTGTTTCTGGAACGTGCAGCTGTCCGACCACACACGCTCCGAGCAGTGCTACACTGAGGTGTCCGACCTCAAG GTCATCCATTGGAACTCCCCGAAGAAGCTGCGCGTGAAGAACAAGCACGTGGAGTTCTTCCGCAACCTGTACCTGACCTTCCTGGAGTACGACGGCAACCTGCTGCGGAGGGAGCTGTTCGGCTGCCCGAGCCAGCCCAGCGCCGAGAGCGTCCGG TTGCAGGCCGCCCTGGAGGAGCTCGACGAGGACGACCAGTGTTACGATTTCCGGCGTGAGCGGATCACCGTCCACAGAGTCCACCTGTACTTCCTGCAGTACGAGGACACGCCCCCTCTGGACAACAGCGACGTCACGCTCGTAGCACAGCTCTCCATGGACAG ATTACAGATGCTGGAAGCCATCTGTAAACACTGGGAAGGGCCCATCAGCCTGGCGCTCTACATGTCTGACGCCGAGGCCCAGCAGTTCCTGCGCTACGCCCAGGCCTCCGAGGTGCTCAAGAACCGCAAGAACGTGGGCTACCACATCGTCTACAAAGAGGGCCAGTTCTACCCCGTCAACCTGCTGAGGAACATCGCCCTCCATCATGCCAAAACGCCCTACGTCTTTCTGGCCGATGTAGACTTTTTGCCAATGTATGGACTCTACGATTACCTCAG AAAGTCCATCCTGCAGTTGGACATGGCCCATGCCAAGAAAGCCTTGGTGGTGCCGGCATTCGAAACGCTGCGGTATCGCCTGTCTTTCCCCAAATCCAAGGCCGAGCTGCTCTCCATGCTGGACATGGGGACCCTCTACACCTTCAG gtACCACGTGTGGACCAAGGGCCACGCCCCAACGAACTACGCAAAGTGGAGGACCGCCACCACACCCTATAAAGTGGAGTGGGAGTCGGACTTTGAGCCTTACGTTGTAGTGAGACGAGACTGTCCTGTGTACGACCAGAGGTTTGTGGGTTTCGGGTGGAACAAAGTGTCCCACATCATGGAGCTGGACGCACAG GAGTACGACCTTGTGGTCCTGCCCAACGCCTTCATGATCCACATGCCCCACGCCCCCAGCTTCGACATCTCCAAATTCAGATCGAGCTCCAGCTATCGAAACTGCCTGACCACGCTGAAGGACGAGTTCCATCAGGACCTGTCCCGCAAGTACGGATCGGCCGCTTTGAAATACCTCACCGCCGAGAGGAACATTTAA